In the Setaria italica strain Yugu1 chromosome VI, Setaria_italica_v2.0, whole genome shotgun sequence genome, one interval contains:
- the LOC101762893 gene encoding probable leucine-rich repeat receptor-like protein kinase At1g35710 codes for MCSWLGLTCDSAGHVAEISLHGAGLSGTLGAFDLPALPALTRLNLRGNNITGTILANTTNLVYLDLSQNSLSGVIPDTLSSMMRGLRYFNLSSNELHVPIPWSLSDMREVRMFDVSRNKLIGVIPLELFMNWPEITIFHAQNNSLAGSIPPGISHATKLESLFLYRKSLSGQIPVEIGRLTSLRRIMLAWNSLTGPIPHSVGNLTSLVFLGFPYNNLIGKIPLGITNLTALEALDLGINQLEGEVPATISSLQSLRFLVLSNNNLSGVIPYLNITKLVGTSLADNSFTGEFPIAFCQICCSWTCQATLSLGMSKCRRTRIICP; via the exons ATGTGCTCCTGGCTTGGTCTCACATGTGACTCCGCTGGACATGTCGCTGAGATCAGCCTCCATGGCGCTGGCCTCAGTGGCACCCTTGGTGCGTTCGACTTGCCTGCCTTACCAGCGCTCACCAGGCTCAACCTCCGCGGGAACAACATCACAGGTACCATCCTGGCTAACACCACCAACTTGGTGTACCTTGACCTGTCACAGAACAGCTTGTCTGGTGTGATACCAGATACCCTGTCATCGATGATGCGAGGGCTGAGGTACTTCAATCTGTCCTCCAATGAATTGCATGTGCCGATACCATGGTCGCTGTCTGACATGCGAGAGGTGCGCATGTTTGATGTGTCAAGGAACAAGCTCATTGGGGTAATTCCTCTAGAGCTGTTCATGAATTGGCCAGAGATAACAATATTCCATGCGCAGAACAATTCCCTTGCTGGAAGCATCCCTCCGGGGATCAGCCACGCGACCAAGCTAGAATCCTTGTTTCTGTACCGCAAGAGCCTGTCTGGCCAAATCCCGGTGGAGATTGGAAGGCTCACAAGCTTGCGGCGTATCATGTTGGCATGGAATTCCCTGACTGGACCGATTCCACATTCGGTCGGAAACCTAACGAGTCTTGTGTTTCTAGGTTTTCCATACAACAACCTCATTGGAAAAATACCTCTAGGAATCACCAATTTGACAGCATTGGAAGCCCTTGACCTTGGCATCAACCAGCTGGAGGGTGAGGTGCCTGCAACTATCTCTTCTCTCCAAAGTCTCCGATTCCTTGTTCTTAGCAACAATAATTTATCTGGTGTAATACCATACCTCAACATTACAAAGCTGGTTGGCACGTCCTTAGCAGACAATAGCTTCACTGGAGAATTTCCTATTGCATTTTGTCA GATCTGCTGTTCATGGACTTGTCAAGCAACACTTTCTCTGGGAATGTCCAAATGTCGAAGGACTCGAATTATTTGTCCCTAG
- the LOC101762210 gene encoding uncharacterized protein LOC101762210 — MALKAAVSVTQLPSPPLRRLLSSSSRTAVRRLARVSAAMAATAVQPAVVVGGGRVGQALLSMGPPGRDVLVGRGEKVPDDAPGPILVCTRNDDLDAVLESTPKSRWRDLVFFQNGMLDPWFESKGLVDANQVLAYFAVSKLGEPPVDGITDTNPDGLTAAFGSWAPAVAARLQNGGLTCKVLEKEAFQKQMLEKLIWISAFMLVGARHPGATVGVVEKDYRAEVASLIAELASAAAAERGLTFDEGIEERLCAYSRAVAHFPTAVKEFKWRNGWFYSLTEKALAAGKPDPCPLHTAWLKEIKVI; from the exons ATGGCCCTCAAAGCCGCCGTCTCCGTCACCCAGCTGCCGtcgcctcccctccgccgcctcctctcctcctcctcaaggaCGGCGGTCCGCAGGCTCGCGAGGGTTtccgcggcgatggcggcgacggcggtgcagCCGGCCGTGGTGGTCGGCGGAGGACGCGTGGGCCAGGCGCTGCTGTCCATGGGCCCGCCGGGAAGGGACGTGCTCGTCGGCCGCGGCGAGAAGGTGCCCGACGACGCGCCCGGGCCGATACTCGTGTGCACGCGCAACGACGACCTCGACGCCGTGCTCGAGTCCACCCCCAAGTCGCGCTGGCGCG ATTTGGTGTTTTTCCAGAATGGGATGCTGGATCCGTGGTTCGAGAGCAAGGGGCTAGTGGATGCAAACCAGGTCTTGGCCTACTTCGCCGTGTCCAAACTCGGGGAGCCACCAGTCGATGGGATTACTGACACCAATCCAGACGGACTTACCGCTGCATTTGGCAGCTGGGCTCCTGCTGTGGCAGCCCGCCTGCAAAATGGCGGACTTACCTGCAAG GTGCTTGAAAAGGAAGCCTTTCAGAAGCAAATGCTAGAGAAGTTGATATGGATTTCAGCTTTCATGCTTGTTGGTGCTCGGCATCCAGGGGCTACTGTCGGTGTGGTGGAAAAAGACTACCGAGCTGAG GTTGCGAGCCTGATTGCTGAATTAGCGtctgctgcagctgcagagaGGGGGCTTACATTTGATGAAGGTATAGAAGAGCGGCTCTGTGCATACTCAAGAGCTGTGGCACACTTCCCTACTGCTGTGAAAGAG TTCAAATGGAGGAATGGTTGGTTTTACTCTCTCACCGAGAAGGCACTTGCAGCAGGAAAGCCAGATCCTTGCCCACTCCACACAGCTTGGCTAAAGGAGATTAAGGTCATATAA
- the LOC101757619 gene encoding MDIS1-interacting receptor like kinase 2: MVQSPTLRADPAIAYPEMARWTRTQASFLHAFFLLLPCASTSSAIEQEAGSLLRWKSTLSPANGGGDYPSSPLLSWSPGRPTCSWHGILCDAAGCVTELSLPGVGIHGTLTALNFAALPALTKLDLRRNNISGHIPIPANVTGLAYLDLSHNSLSGVIPDTLARATPRMKHLNLSSNGLHGPIPRSISGMQEMRAFDVSKNKLTGKIPPELFMEWPEITEFHVQSNFLMGGIPPDISNATKLQSLLLYRNSLSGQIPVEIGKLKNLQFLILAWNSLTGPIPHTVGNLSRLVLLGLFVNNLSGRIPPEISNLAALEALDLDTNQLEGEVPEAMSSLQSLQYLDLSSNRLSGMVPYLSISKLHAISLENNRFTGEFPLAFCQQASLEILDLSNNQLYGELPPCLWSLQKIQFIDLSSNAFSGNIQTSAKSSLFLESVHLANNNLMGEFALVLKRCRRLTILDLGENNFSGTIPSWIGASNPLLRVLRLRSNMLHGNIPWQLSHLSSLQLLDLADNSFVGSIPRSLANLTAMMQPKAELNIPLEVNYQVLGKFARYAYTERININWKGQYHTFEGTIALMTGIDLSSNYLSGEIPLELSNLQGLRFLNFSRNHLSSSIPKDIGNLKILESLDLSWNELSGSIPSSISKLMSLNSLNLSNNKLSGEIPTGSQLQTLAEPSIYSNNLGLCGFPLNIACSDGSNSTPAPNSQSQELEALSWYYSVLAGLTFGFWLWSGPLLLFEPWRVAIFRCIDHIQDRAVQKVFIV; the protein is encoded by the coding sequence ATGGTTCAGTCACCCACCCTCAGAGCCGATCCAGCCATTGCTTACCCAGAAATGGCTCGCTGGACAAGAACCCAGGCAAGTTTCCTGCACGCCTTCTTTCTTCTGCTACCCTGCGCATCCACATCCAGTGCGATCGAGCAAGAAGCAGGCTCACTTCTCCGGTGGAAGTCCACCTTGTCGCCGGCCAATGGCGGCGGTGATTATCCGTCATCCCCTCTGCTCTCATGGTCTCCTGGCAGGCCCACATGTTCCTGGCATGGCATCCTTTGCGATGCAGCTGGCTGTGTTACCGAGCTCAGCCTTCCCGGCGTTGGCATCCATGGCACGCTCACCGCGTTGAACTTCGCCGCATTACCGGCTCTCACCAAGCTTGACCTCCGCAGGAACAACATCAGTGGGCACATCCCCATCCCCGCAAACGTCACCGGCTTGGCATACCTTGACCTGTCACATAACAGCTTGTCCGGGGTGATACCAGACACCCTGGCAAGGGCGACGCCAAGGATGAAGCACCTCAACCTGTCATCCAATGGATTGCATGGGCCAATACCACGGTCAATCTCCGGTATGCAAGAGATGCGCGCATTCGACGTGTCAAAAAACAAGCTCACTGGGAAAATTCCCCCAGAGTTGTTCATGGAATGGCCAGAGATCACAGAATTTCACGTGCAGAGCAATTTCCTGATGGGTGGCATCCCTCCAGATATCAGCAATGCAACCAAGCTACAGTCCTTGCTTCTCTACCGCAACAGCTTATCCGGCCAAATCCCAGTGGAGATCGGGAAACTGAAAAACTTGCAATTTCTGATCTTGGCATGGAATTCCCTGACCGGACCGATTCCGCATACGGTCGGGAACCTGTCAAGACTTGTGCTTTTGGGTCTATTCGTTAACAACCTTTCAGGGAGAATACCACCAGAAATCTCCAATTTGGCAGCACTGGAAGCCCTTGACCTTGATACCAACCAGCTGGAGGGTGAGGTGCCGGAAGCCATGTCCTCTCTCCAAAGTCTCCAATACCTGGATCTTAGTAGCAACAGGTTGTCTGGAATGGTACCATACCTCAGCATCAGTAAATTGCATGCCATATCCTTGGAAAACAATAGATTCACAGGGGAATTTCCTCTGGCATTTTGTCAGCAAGCTTCTTTGGAAATCCTGGACCTATCAAACAACCAGCTGTATGGAGAACTTCCTCCCTGCCTGTGGAGCTTGCAGAAGATACAGTTCATTGATTTGTCGAGCAATGCCTTCTCTGGGAATATCCAAACCTCAGCAAAATCCAGTTTGTTTCTAGAATCAGTACATCTGGCGAATAACAATCTCATGGGAGAATTTGCACTTGTCCTCAAGAGATGCAGAAGGCTAACTATTCTGGATCTTGGTGAGAACAATTTTTCTGGCACAATTCCTTCATGGATAGGAGCGAGCAATCCCTTGCTAAGGGTGCTCCGGTTGCGATCAAATATGCTCCATGGGAATATTCCTTGGCAGCTGTCACATCTTTCTTCCCTCCAGCTACTGGATCTAGCAGACAACAGTTTCGTAGGTTCCATACCAAGAAGTTTGGCCAATCTAACAGCCATGATGCAGCCAAAAGCAGAGTTGAACATACCCCTGGAAGTCAACTATCAAGTTCTGGGTAAATTTGCCAGGTATGCATACACAGAGCGAATAAACATAAACTGGAAGGGACAGTATCATACCTTTGAAGGAACCATTGCACTTATGACAGGCATCGATCTGTCGAGCAACTACCTTTCTGGTGAAATCCCTCTGGAGCTATCAAATCTTCAAGGTCTCAGATTCCTAAATTTTTCAAGAAATCATCTCTCTAGCAGTATTCCAAAAGACATTGGTAATTTGAAGATTCTGGAGTCCCTCGACTTATCTTGGAATGAACTATCTGGCTCCATTCCTTCAAGCATCTCAAAACTGATGTCCCTTAATTCGCTAAATCTGTCCAACAACAAGCTTTCAGGTGAGATACCAACCGGTTCTCAACTTCAAACACTTGCCGAACCATCAATTTACAGCAACAATTTGGGGCTCTGTGGTTTCCCACTGAACATAGCATGTTCAGATGGTTCAAATTCTACACCAGCACCGAACAGCCAAAGCCAAGAGCTTGAAGCGCTAAGCTGGTATTACTCTGTACTGGCTGGGCTGACATTTGGATTCTGGTTATGGTCTGGACCACTGCTTCTCTTCGAGCCTTGGAGGGTTGCTATCTTCCGCTGCATCGATCATATACAGGATAGGGCTGTACAAAAGGTTTTCATTGTCTAA
- the LOC106804383 gene encoding uncharacterized protein LOC106804383, whose protein sequence is MVERRRQGLCFNCDEKFACGHKCAHLFFIEYDDSELDDFVDGGGEVADDEPHILLYAVAGVTAADTMRLRIRIHDQELLALVNSGSSHNFIRDDVAHRLGVALQPVRSGLNVIVANGDRLPCTSVCTALDIQVGAEPFQVECFSLALGGYDVILGTQWLRTLGLILWDFSTLSLTCCLNSRRVTWLGERGRKAPSCHQLQADSLLQHLLEDFASLFTEPMGLPPARFHDHRIHLEPATRPVAVRPYRYPQLQKDEVERQCAEMLRQGIIRLSTSTFSSPVLLVKKHDGSWRFCVDYHALNAITIKAKFPIPVVEELLDELHGARFFTKLDLRSGYHQVRMHASDIAKTAFQTHPGHYEFLVMPFGLCNTPATFQALMNDILGKYLRQFVLVFFDDILIYSKTWAGHLRHVCLILDTLRQHGLRLKRSKCEFGVPNVSYLGHVVSADGVAMDSHLPSPHERHPRKTWAGHLRHICLILDTLRQHGLRLKRSKCEFGVPNVSYLGHVVSADGVAMDSQKIKAVVNWPHPGSMPALRGFLGLDAGTPWFPRARRHWWISKLMGFDFTVEYKPGSTNVVADTLSRREAAAAEAMALSSPTFHLWEELRRQLGGMPDYQHLRQEVEAGRKGSQWAIKDGLVLKMRRVFMPE, encoded by the exons ATGGTGGAGCGCCGTCGGCAAGGCCTCTGCTTCAACTGCGATGAAAAATTCGCCTGCGGCCACAAGTGCGCCCACCTGTTCTTCATCGAGTACGACGACTCGGAGCTGGACGACTTCGTGGACGGGGGCGGTGAGgtggccgacgacgagccacacATCTTGCTCTACGCGGTGGCAGGAGTGACGGCGGCGGACACTATGCGCCTCCGCATTCGCATCCACGACCAGGAACTCCTGGCTCTCGTGAACTCCGGCTCTTCCCACAACTTCATCCGGGACGATGTGGCGCACCGGCTGGGCGTTGCATTACAGCCGGTGCGGTCTGGCCTCAACGTCATCGTCGCCAACGGCGACAGGCTACCCTGCACTAGCGTCTGCACCGCCCTGGACATTCAGGTAGGGGCGGAGCCGTTCCAAGTGGAATGCTTCTCCCTCGCTCTCGGCGGCTACGACGTCATCCTTGGGACGCAATGGTTGCGTACGTTGGGGCTCATCCTCTGGGACTTTTCGACGCTCTCCCTGACATGCTGCCTCAACAGTCGCCGCGTGACGTGGCTCGGCGAGCGGGGCCGCAAAGCGCCTTCATGCCACCAGCTCCAGGCGGACTCCCTGCTGCAGCATCTACTGGAGGATTTTGCTAGTCTCTTCACCGAGCCCATGGGACTCCCTCCAGCACGCTTCCACGACCATCGCATCCACCTGGAGCCTGCTACCCGACCCGTCGCCGTACGGCCATACCGTTACCCCCAACTGCAGAAGGATGAGGTTGAACGACAGTGTGCAGAGATGCTCCGCCAAGGCATCATCCGCTTGAGCACGTCGACATTCTCCTCGCCGGTCCTCCTCGTCAAGAAACATGACGGCTCATGGCGGTTCTGCGTCGACTACCACGCCCTCAACGCCATCACCATCAAGGCCAAGTTCCCCATCCCGGTGGTAGAGGAGCTCCTAGATGAACTCCACGGCGCGCGATTCTTTACCAAGCTGGACCTCCGCTCCGGGTACCACCAGGTACGCATGCACGCCAGTGACATTGCAAAGACGGCGTTCCAGACGCATCCAGGCCACTACGAGTTCCTGGTGATGCCGTTTGGCTTGTGCAACACCCCAGCCACCTTCCAAGCCCTCATGAACGACATCCTCGGCAAGTATCTCCGCCAATTCGTGCTTGTTTTCTTTGATGATATCCTAATCTACAGCAAGACCTGGGCGGGCCATCTGCGACACGTTTGTCTCATCCTCGACACGCTTCGCCAGCACGGCCTTCGTCTCAAGCGGTCCAAGTGCGAGTTCGGGGTGCCCAATGTATCCTACCTGGGCCATGTGGTGTCCGCGGACGGGGTGGCTATGGACAGCCACCTTCCAAGCCCTCATGAACGACATCCTCG CAAGACCTGGGCGGGCCATCTGCGACACATTTGTCTCATCCTCGACACGCTTCGCCAGCACGGCCTTCGTCTCAAGCGGTCCAAGTGCGAGTTCGGGGTGCCCAATGTATCCTACCTGGGCCATGTGGTGTCCGCGGACGGGGTGGCTATGGACAGCCAGAAGATCAAAGCCGTGGTGAACTGGCCGCACCCGGGCTCGATGCCGGCACTCCGTGGTTTCCTCGGGCTCGATGCCGGCACTCCATGGTTTCCTCGGGCTCGCCGG CACTGGTGGATCAGCAAGCTCATGGGCTTCGACTTCACCGTGGAATACAAGCCGGGCAGCACTAATGTCGTGGCGGACACGTTGTCGCGGCGCGaggctgccgctgccgaggcCATGGCTCTGTCCTCGCCCACGTTCCACCTATGGGAAGAGCTCCGTCGGCAGCTGGGCGGCATGCCAGACTACCAGCACCTGCGCCAGGAAGTGGAGGCTGGGCGCAAGGGGTCGCAATGGGCAATAAAGGATGGCCTCGTCCTGAAGATGCGTCGCGTGTTCATGCCGGAGTAG